A part of Emys orbicularis isolate rEmyOrb1 chromosome 13, rEmyOrb1.hap1, whole genome shotgun sequence genomic DNA contains:
- the LOC135887528 gene encoding uncharacterized protein LOC135887528 has translation MVATQRGKKRGQRKRKPQRRKATCRKPQIKQKKLPLKGGRKVRHKPAVRQVRRGRGLKRPYDLYVSKMLKQLHQDKVPMSAKAKGAMISYVRKVYNKVSSAAECHRKNSGCCTIGSKELQSALRRVMPKKVAKHLATSINSNSP, from the coding sequence ATGGTGGCTACTCAGAGAGGGAAGAAAAGAGGCCAGAGGAAAAGGAAGCCCCAGCGAAGGAAGGCCACGTGTAGGAAGCCACAGATAAAGCAGAAGAAGCTGCCACtcaagggagggaggaaggtgaGGCACAAGCCTGCAGTGAGGCAGGTGAGGCGAGGCCGGGGGCTGAAGCGCCCATATGATTTGTATGTGTCTAAGATGCTAAAGCAGCTGCATCAGGACAAGGTGCCCATGTCAGCCAAGGCCAAGGGAGCGATGATTTCCTATGTGAGGAAGGTCTACAACAAGGTGTCCTcggcagcagagtgccacagAAAGAACAGCGGCTGCTGCACCATCGGCTCGAAAGAGCTACAATCTGCCCTGAGGCGGGTGATGCCAAAGAAAGTGGCCAAGCATTTGGCCACTTCCATCAACAGCAATTCTCCATAG
- the LOC135887529 gene encoding histone H2A-beta, sperm-like, with translation MSESMNSGETSKHFKAKVSYSSRTGLLFPVSHMDRMLCRGNFAKGIGATALVYVAAVLGYLIFNIVDRAGSITKHHNRHQISPWHLKLAIRNDFELNKLLGRVTNYQRGDAANNKSLLFQPKKTKDRKSSRRRTVPPPIPAE, from the coding sequence ATGAGTGAGAGTATGAATTCTGGTGAGACCTCCAAGCACTTCAAGGCCAAGGTGTCCTATTCATCCAGGACCGGGCTGCTGTTCCCTGTTAGCCACATGGATAGGATGCTCTGCAGAGGAAACTTTGCAAAGGGTATTGGAGCCACAGCCTTGGTTTATGTGGCTGCAGTTCTTGGATACCTGATCTTCAACATTGTGGATAGGGCTGGCTCCATCACCAAACACCACAATAGGCATCAGATTTCCCCATGGCACCTGAAACTCGCTATCCGAAATGATTTTGAGCTCAACAAGCTGCTGGGTAGGGTCACCAATTATCAGCGTGGGGATGCAGCCAACAACAAGTCTCTGCTTTTCCAGCCCAAAAAAACCAAGGACAGGAAATCCTCCAGAAGAAGGACTGTTCCACCTCCCATCCCTGCTGAGTGA